In Vigna angularis cultivar LongXiaoDou No.4 chromosome 8, ASM1680809v1, whole genome shotgun sequence, one DNA window encodes the following:
- the LOC108345762 gene encoding small ribosomal subunit protein S13, mitochondrial, giving the protein MSFCFEILFRVLVLHLHLPVHTGSTILKEQNIELENLLSASLSLSLKSHTESSNSTMFGSARIFSDIALRLRQNLSFRGVRVQNINIGGGMGGEIPDNKRLEYALQHLHGIGRSKAHHIVCELGVENKFVKDLSKRELYSIRELLSKYLIGNDLKKCVERDVVRLVGIQCYRGIRHVDNLPCRGQRTHTNARTRRSRKTFSGSR; this is encoded by the exons atgtcattttgttttgaaattctttttcgAGTTTTGGTGCTCCATTTGCACCTCCCAGTCCACACCGGCAGCACCATACTGAAGGAACAAAATATTGAATTGGAAAACCTACTCAGTgcgtctctctctctctctcttaagTCGCATACTGAATCCTCCAACTCCACCATGTTCGGCTCCGCGCGAATCTTCTCCGACATCGCTCTCCGCCTCCGCCAAAACCTATCG TTTCGAGGTGTGCGCGTGCAGAACATCAACATCGGAGGCGGTATGGGAGGCGAGATCCCCGACAACAAGCGTCTGGAGTACGCTCTCCAGCACCTGCACGGAATAGGGCGCTCGAAAGCGCACCACATCGTCTGCGAACTTGGCGTTGAGAACAAATTCGTCAAGGACCTCAGCAAGAGGGAACTCTATTCCATTCGCGAGTTGCTCTCCAAGTACTTGATTGGAAACGATTTG AAAAAGTGCGTTGAGAGAGATGTGGTAAGGTTGGTGGGCATTCAGTGCTACCGAGGGATCAGGCATGTGGATAACTTACCCTGCCGTGGACAGAGGACTCATACGAATGCACGCACTAGGAGGAGCCGGAAAACTTTCTCTGGATCGAGGTAG
- the LOC108345761 gene encoding pentatricopeptide repeat-containing protein At5g59600, with protein sequence MRTMPFSSQLRWSPHEFALCLEKCLKAKTLRPGMQVHATVVTSGTNMNILSLNSKLVGMYASCAHLKSARLLFQKIEHPNVFAFNWMILGLSFNGHFDDALLYFRWMREVGHMGNNFTFSVVLKTCVGLMDVKIGRQVHAMVFEMGFQNDVSVANALIDMYCKCGGISCAHSVFDGMRERDVASWTSMICGFCNVGEIERALVLFERMRLEGLEPNDFTWNVIIAAYARSSDSSKALAFFERMKREGVVPDVVAWNALISGLVQSHQLREAFKMFREMILSGIPTNQVTVVALLPACGSEGCIKWGREIHGFVCRKGFDANVFIASALIDMYSKCGSLKDAQNVFDKIPFKNVASWNAMIGCYGKCGMVDSSLELFKRMQEEGLQPNEITFTCILSACSHGGLVQKGLEIFSSMNECYGIKVSMKHYACVVDLLCRSGRTVEACDFFKALPIQVTESMAGAFLHGCKVHGRRDLAKMMAEEIMRMKLKGPGSFVTLSNIYAAEGDWEEVGNVRNVMKERNVHKQPGFSWLEKLGEVT encoded by the coding sequence ATGAGAACTATGCCATTTTCCTCACAATTGAGATGGTCACCACATGAATTTGCTTTGTGCCTTGAAAAATGCCTGAAAGCAAAGACCTTGAGACCCGGCATGCAGGTCCATGCCACCGTGGTCACTAGTGGAACAAACATGAACATTTTGTCTCTTAATTCAAAGCTTGTTGGAATGTACGCTAGTTGTGCTCATCTGAAATCAGCTAGGCTTTTGTTTCAAAAGATTGAACACCCCAATGTTTTTGCATTCAATTGGATGATTCTGGGGTTGTCTTTCAATGGACACTTTGATGATGCATTGTTGTACTTTCGTTGGATGCGCGAGGTTGGCCACATGGGCAACAATTTCACCTTTTCTGTTGTTCTTAAGACCTGTGTTGGCTTGATGGATGTGAAAATAGGGAGACAGGTTCATGCCATGGTTTTTGAAATGGGTTTTCAAAATGATGTCTCCGTTGCCAATGCTCTCATAGATATGTATTGCAAATGTGGCGGCATTTCTTGTGCTCACAGCGTGTTTGATGGAATGCGTGAGAGGGATGTTGCCTCGTGGACGTCAATGATTTGTGGGTTTTGTAACGTGGGGGAAATTGAGCGAGCATTGGTGTTGTTTGAGAGGATGAGGTTGGAAGGGTTGGAGCCAAATGATTTCACATGGAATGTGATTATTGCAGCGTATGCTCGGTCAAGTGATAGCAGCAAAGCTCTTGCGTTCTTTGAGAGAATGAAACGGGAAGGTGTTGTTCCTGATGTGGTTGCATGGAATGCATTGATTTCTGGGCTTGTACAAAGTCATCAACTCAGGGAAGCGTTCAAGATGTTTAGGGAGATGATACTTTCCGGGATTCCGACAAATCAAGTGACCGTGGTTGCACTGCTTCCTGCATGTGGATCAGAAGGTTGCATTAAATGGGGAAGAGAGATTCATGGATTTGTATGCCGGAAGGGGTTTGATGCGAATGTTTTCATTGCTAGCGCTCTTATTGACATGTATTCAAAGTGTGGGAGTTTGAAAGATGCTCAAAATGTATTTGACAAGATTCCATTTAAGAATgttgcgtcatggaatgcaaTGATTGGTTGTTATGGAAAGTGTGGCATGGTTGATTCGTCCTTGGAGCTGTTCAAAAGAATGCAGGAAGAGGGACTGCAGCCAAATGAAATTACTTTTACATGTATTCTTTCAGCATGCAGCCATGGTGGTTTAGTGCAGAAAGGTTTAGAGATTTTCTCATCAATGAATGAATGTTATGGGATTAAGGTAAGCATGAAGCATTATGCTTGTGTGGTTGATCTCTTGTGCCGCTCCGGAAGGACGGTAGAAGCATGTGATTTTTTCAAAGCCTTGCCAATACAAGTCACAGAGTCAATGGCCGGAGCTTTTCTACATGGTTGCAAAGTCCATGGAAGAAGAGATCTGGCTAAAATGATGGCAGAGGAAATAATGAGAATGAAGTTAAAGGGACCAGGTAGCTTTGTTACACTATCAAATATATATGCTGCTGAAGGTGACTGGGAAGAGGTTGGGAATGTAAGGAatgtgatgaaagaaagaaatgtcCATAAGCAGCCTGGTTTTAGTTGGCTTGAAAAGCTAGGTGAGGTTACATGA